Within the Gammaproteobacteria bacterium genome, the region GCGAGCCATGGAGAGCGAAGCGAGGGGCGAAGCCCGCGGTAGCCGCGTGAGCGAGGGACGAACGCAGTGAGTAAGGAGCGAGCATCGCGGCGTCAAGCCAGTGTGGTAGGCGGGGCGAAGCGCCGCCGGACGCAGGGCAAACCGGGGCATCAATAGCTGTCGCCAGCGCAAGGTGCGAGGGTTGACTTGGGTGTCCCCTCGCACATCCTGAGCACGGCGACACGCTTGGGGCACATCGTATGCAGCCGCGAGTGTTGACCGAAACAGTGATACCCGTAGCGGCACCGGGATATGCAGTGGTCAAAAGATCGGGGTAGCCACCGGCTCGGCCAGCAGCGCGCCGGTGAAGATCACCAGCCCGCGCGTGATCAGGATCCCGATGCCCTGGGCACGATGGTCCTTTCTCACCGTGTCATCGCCGCCCAGCAGGCGGCGCGCGGTCTGGATCTGCACCACGTAGAGCACGTACAGGGTGATCACCAGCATGAAGTGCATCCACATCAGGAAGGAGAAGATATCCCCGTGCTCGATCAGCTTCTTGTGCCAGTCGCGCGTCATGTACAGATAGACCGGGAAAAACAGGTCGGCGACCATGATGGAGACCATCACCGGGATGTGCACGCGCCGCATCCGGGAGTGAAAGAACGCCGCCAGCATGATGGCGAAGGTCGCCGTGGCGAACAGTACGGTACCCGGAATCATCGCCGCGTCCTCCCCTGGTTGCCGTTCATCGCGCGCGGCTCACTCGGCGCGCGCCACGCGCAGGATCCTGCCGCCCAGGTCGAGCAGGTAGACCTCGCCGTCGGGGCCCTGCCCGAACGAACTGGCGTTGAGCTCGGTGTCGAGGAGCTGCCTTGCCGCCTGAACGCGCCCGTCCCGGTAACGCAGGCCCCACACCCGGCCGGAACCGTAATCGGCATACAGGTACACCCCGCACAGGCCGGGCACGGCGCGGCCGCGGTAGACATGGCCTCCCGTCACCGCGATTCCCTCGTCGTGGCCGTAGGATGCGATCGGCGCGGCCAGGTCGCCGCGCTGGCACAATTCGGCGGACTTCGCGTTGCACCGGCCGCCCTCCATGATGTCCCAGCCGAGATTCGCCCCCGCGCTGACGACATCGATCTCCTCGACGCGGTCCTGGCCCACGTCCCCCAGGTACAGTATGCCGGTGGCGCTGTCGAAGGAGAACCGCCACGGATTGCGCAGGCCATAGGCCCATATCTCCGGCCGCGCGCCCCGGACGCCGCGGAAGGGATTGTCCGCGGGGATGCCGTAGGGCGCGCCGCCCTCCGCACGGTCGACGTCGATGCGCAGGAGCGCGCCGAGCAGGGTCGCGAGGTTCTGGCCGTGGCCGTGCGGGTCATTGGCGCTGCCGCCGTCGCCCATACCTATATATAGATGGCCGTCGGGCCCGAAGGCGAGCTGGCCGCCATTGTGGTTGCCGTAGGGTTGCGCGATCCGGAGCAGCACGCGTTCGCTGGCGGGAGCGGCGCGGCCATCCGCGCCGCGCGTGAAGCGCGAGACGACGGTGTGCAGGCCGCCGTCGCGCGCGGTGTAGTCGACGTAGAAGTAGCCGTTGTCGGCGTGGCGCGGATGGAATGCGACGCTCAACAGGCCCTTCTCGCCGCCGCTCGTCACCTGCCTGCGGATGTCGAGCAGCGGATCCGGCCGGACCTTGCCGTCCTCAATGACGCGGATGCGCCCGGCCTGCTCCACCACGTAGAGCCGGCCGCTGCCGTCTCCCGCGTGCGCGAGGTGTACGGGCTGCTCGAATCCGCCGAGCCATTCCTGCAGGGCGATGGCGGGGATGTCCGCGTCTTCCGGCTCGTCGCAGAGGGGTGCGGCGGCCGCGCCGGCGGCGCACGACAGGGCGATCACAATTCCGGCGCCCGCGGCGCGCAGGCGCGTCACGGCCTCAGATATCCCGCCGTCCGGCGATGGCGTGCGACAGCGTACCGGCATCGACATATTCCAGCTCCCCGCCGAACGGCACGCCGTACGCGATGCGGCTGGCCCGGATGCCGTACTCGCGCGCCATGTCGGCGATGTAATGCGCGGTGGCCTCGCCCTCCACCGTCGGATTGGTGGCCAGGATCACCTCCCGCACGGTGCCCTGGCGCAGGCGCTGCTCCAGCTGGTCGAGCCCGATGTCCTCCGGGCCGATGCCGTCGAGCGGCGAGAGGTGCCCCATCAGCACGAAATAGCGCCCCTTGAACGATGTGGTCTGCTCGATCGCCTGCACGTCGACCGGATTCTCCACCACGCACAACTGCGCCGCGTCGCGCTTGTCGCTCGCGCACAGGCGGCACAGCGCGGTCTCGCTCAGGGTGCGGCACTCGCCGCAGCGGCCGACCTTGTCGGCGGCCTCCTGCAGCGCCGCGGACAGCCGGCGCGCGCCTTCACGGTTGCGTTCGAGCAGGTGGTAGGCGATGCGCTGCGACGACTTCGGGCCGACGCCCGGCAGGCAGCGCAGCGCCTCAATCAGGCGGTCGATGAGCGGGCTGTCGGACACCGGCGCCTCGTCAGAACGGGAGCTTCATCCCGGGCGGCAGCGGCAGGCCGCGCGTCATGCTCGCCATCTTTTCCTTCGACTCGCTCTCGATCCTGCGCACCGCGTCGTTCACGGCGGCGGCGATCAGGTCCTCCAGCATCTCCTTGTCGTCCTTCAGCAGGCTCTCGTCGATGCTGACGCGCTTGACGTCGTGGCGCCCGGTCATCACCACGCTCACCATGCCGCCGCCCGCCTGGCCGGTGACTTCCATGCCGGCGATTTCCTCCTGCGCCTTCTGCAGGTCTTCCTGCATCTTCTGCGCCTGCTTCATCAGGTTTCCCAGACCACCTTTCATGTCACGTCCTCCCGGTTATGGGCGCCGCCGCGCACAGGCGGACGGCGCTTCTGGCACATCAACGGACCACCGCCGCGCCGCCTCAGTCGAGCGGCTCCACCGTCTCCGGCACGATGCGGGCGTTGAAGGTCTCTTTCAGGGTCTTCACCTCGGCGTCGTTCTCGAGCGAGGTGATGGCGGCCTGCATGCGGTCGCGCTCCTGCTGCTGGCGGATGCGCGCCGGGGTCGCCGCCTCGGGTTCGCCGATCTCGATGGAGAGCCGGATCCCGGCGCCGTAGTGCCGGCTCAGCGCCTGCTGCAGCCGTTCCTCCATGGTCTTGTTGTACAGGTGCGCATGCGCCTTGTCGACCATCAGCCGGATCGCATCGCCCTCGCGCCCGAGCAGCACGCAGTTGGCGGCGAGTTCGCGCGCCATGCCCTGCAGGCCCAGGGCTCCCGCGACATCGCCCCAGCCGGAGTCGGCGGCGGGCATTGCCCGCGGCGGTGAAACGGGTGCCGTTTCCGCGGCCGGCGCCGCCGCACGCCCACCCGGGCGGCGTGGCGGCGGTTCCGTGCCCGCCGCCGGGGTCGTGCGCAGAACCGCCGGCGCGGCGGCTGCCTCCCCCGCGCCGGCCGGCCGGAAGGCGAGCATGCGCAGCAGGATCATCTCGAAGCCGCTGCGGTGTTCGGGCACGTGCGGCAGGTCGCGCCGTCCGAGCACGGCGATCTGGTAATAGAGCTGCACGTCCTCCCGGCTCATGCGCCGCGCGAGCGCGGCGATCTGCTCCGCGTCGCCGCGGCTGTCGTCGGCGGCTGCGGGGACCAGCTGCGCCAGCGCGATGCGCTGCAGCGCGGAGATCAGCTCGTCGAGCAGGTCGGTGAATTCGAAGGTGTGCTCCGCCACGCGCTGCACGCACTGCAGCAGCGCGGCGCCGTCGCCCGCGGCCAGCGCCTCGAGCAGCTCGATGACATAGCCCTGCTCGATCGTGCCCAGCATCGCGCGCACGTCGGTCTCGATGACGCGGCCGCCGCCGTAGGCGATGGCCTGGTCGAGCAGGCTCAGGCTGTCGCGCACGCTCCCGGCGGCGGCGCGCGCGATCTGCGCGAGCGCGCCCGGCTCGGCCGCGACGCCCTCCTGCTCGAGGATCCTCGCCAGGTGCCGCGCAATCAGTTCCGCGGGCAGGTGTTTCAGGTTGAACTGCAGGCAGCGCGACAGGATGGTGACCGGCAGGCGCTGCGGATCGGTGGTCGCAAGCAGGAACTTGACGTGCGGCGGCGGTTCTTCCAGCGTCTTCAGCAGAGCGTTGAAGCTGTGCTTGGACAGCATGTGTACCTCGTCGATGAGGTAAACCTTGAAGCGGCCGCGCGTGGGGGCGTACTGCGCGTAGTCGAGCAGGTCGCGCGTGTCCTCCACCTTGGTGCGCGAGGCGGCGTCCACCTCGATCAGGTCGACGAAGCGGCCCTCGTCGATCTCGCGGCAGGAGGAGCAGACACCACACGGCTTCGAGCTGACGCCCTGCTCGCAGTTGAGCGCCTTGGCCAGCACGCGCGCAATGGTGGTCTTGCCGACACCGCGCGTACCGGTGAACAGGTAGGCATGATGGAGGCGGTCATGGTCGAGCGCATTGACGAGGGCGCGCAGCACATGTTCCTGCCCCACCATCTCGGTGAAGGTGCGCGGCCGCCACTTGCGCGCAAGCACTTGATAGCTCATCGATAATCCATTTCGTTGGCCCGCCGGGGCCGGGCGCCGCGCCGGCCGCATGCGACTGGCGTGCATTGTACCTCAAGGCGGGGATCACGCATGCAAGCCCCCCGTCTGCCCGGAAGGAGGCAACCCGTACCCGCCGCACCCCGGCACACGCATCGGCTGCTACCGCTGCTCCCTTCCGGGCCTGACGGGGTTTACAACCTATCGTTGCGAGGGGACCGATACGGGTCACCATGAACCGTTCAAACCGCCCGGCGCCCGCGCTTCCGCAGCGACCTTGGCCACCCCGGCCGGTCCGGCACAGGATAGCACAAGACCCGCCCGGCCCGTACGCGGGCAACATCGCGGGCCGCCCTGTGCGGCGCACAGCCGCGCGCAAGCAAGTGTGGGCATTGTGTAAAATTATGCAAAAGCCGCTGAATCCGCCCGCACCCCAAGCTACACTATCCGACACAACAATTGCCGCCACCGTATTCCGACCCTGGACGTTCCATGCCGGTGCCCCTTCTGCGAGGCCTCCTCTTCGCCGTAATGTCCCTGCTGCTGGCCGGCTGCGGGATCAGCGCCGTCGCGATCAAGCCCGATGCGGCCGCGGCACCCCCCGAGCGGCGCACGGACGCCGCGGCGGGTGTGCTGGCCGACGGCTGGCTGGCCCGCATGAACGATGCGGAGCTGGTCGGGATGATTGAACGCGCGATGGAGGGCAATTTCGCCCTCGCGCAGCAGGCGGCGCTCGTGCGCCAGGCGGAGCAGCAATTGCGCATCGACGGCGCCGTGCTGTACCCGGAGGTCGACCTCAGCCTGGACATCTCGCGCAGCCGGAGCGACAACGACGCGACACCGCCCTCGAACGTATCCACCCTGGCCGGCGCCGACCTGACGCTGCAGTGGGAAATCGACCTGTGGGGCAAGCTGAGCGCGACCGCGCGTCAGGCCAACCTGACACTGGCGGCGCGCCGCGCCGGGTACACTGCGGCGCGGCAGGCGCTCGCGGCCGATGTCGCCGCCGCCCGCTATGCGCTGATCGAGGCGGACCTGCTGCTGCGGCTCAACCGCGACACCCTGGGCAACCTGGAGCAGAACCTGGAAATCATCGAGTCGGGCTACCGCCGCGGCCTCAACGCGGCGCTGGACGTCTACCTGGCGCGCAGCGACGTGCGCACGCAGGCGGCCAACGTGCAGGACCGGCAGCGCGCCCGCAACGAGGCCGCGCGCGCACTGCAGCTCCTGCTCGGCGCCTACCCCGACGGCGGCCTCACACCGGCCCGCGCCCTGCCCGAGGCGACCGCGGATGCCCCGGCCGGAATCCCGGGCGACCTGCTGCGCCACCGCGCGGACCTGCAGTCCTCCTGGCTGGACCTGCTGGCGGCGGACGCCGGCCTGGCGATCGCGCACAAGCAGCGCTTCCCCTCCTTCACCGTCAGCGCCGCCGCCGGCGACAGCGCGGAGCGGACGCGCGACCTCCTCGACGGCAGCCTGGCGTGGAGACTCGCGGCGGGGATCACCCAGCCGCTGTTCAACGCCGGCCGTCTGCGCGCCGCCGAGGCGCAGGCGCGCGCGCGCGTGGAGGAACTGGAGCAGCAGTACCTGAACGAGGTCTACGCGGCGTTCGCCGAGGTCGAGAACGCGCTGGACCGGGAACGGCTGCTGCAGGAACGCTACCGCCACCTGCTCGCGGCGGAACAGGACGCCAGGTTCGCCGAGGAGCTGTCGTTCGGGCAGTACCGCAAGGGATTGACGGCCTATACCACCGTGCTCGAGGCGCAGCGCCGCTCGTTCGAGGCCCAGTCGGGCGTGATCACGCTGCAGAACGAGCTGCTGCAAAACCGGATCGCGCTCTATCAGGCGCTGGGCGGGGACCCCTTCCCGCCCGCCCCACCACCCACCGACGTCCCTGCAGGCAACGGCACATGATCAAGAAACTGCTCCCCTTCCTCGTATTCGGCGGGCTGGTCGCGCTCGCCGCCGTGTTCCTGTTCAACCGGCCCGAGGCGCCGCGCGTGCCCGAGGCGCCGCCGGAAGGCATCACGGTCGAGACCCGGATCGTGAACCCGGTCGACTACCCGGTCGTGCTGCAGAGCTATGGCACGGTGCGCCCGCGCACGGAGAACACGCTGTTCGCGCAGGTCGCCGGACAGATCACCGCCGCCAGCCCGAACTTCCGCGCCGGCGGTTTCTTCGAACAGGACGAGATGCTGCTGCGCGTCGACCCGCGCGACTACGAGGCCGCGGCGGCCTCTGCGCGGGCGAACCTCGTCGCGGCGGAACAGGCGCTGCAGGAGGAGGCGGCGCAGGCTGAACAGGTACTGCAGGACTGGCAGCGCCTGGGCAACGGCGAGCCCGCCTCCCCGCTGGTATTGCGCAAACCCCAGCTCGAGGCCGCGCGGGCGGCGGTGGAGTCCGCGCGCGCGGCCCTGGACCAGGCGGAGCTCGACCTTGAGCGGACGCAGATCCGCGCGCCCTACGCCGGCCGGGTGCTGGAGGCCGCGGTCGACGTCGGCCAGATCATCAATACCAGCACGGAGCTCGCGCAGATCTATGCGGTCGACGTGGTCGAGATACGGCTGCCGGTGAAGAACCGCGACCTCGCCTACATCCGGCTGCCCGAATCCTTCCGCCATGATGCGGGTATCGCGTCGGACCTGCCGGACGTCACCCTCATCTCGCGGCTGGTCGGCGAACAGCGCTGGGCGGGCAAGATCGTGCGCACGGAGGGCGCCATCGACACCGCCACCCAGCAGCTGTACGTCGTGGCGCGCATCGAAGATCCCTATGGCCGCAAGGCGCGCGGCCGCCAGCCGCTGAAGATCAACCAGTACGTCACCGCCACCATCACCGGCGACACTGTTACCGGCGCCCTGGTCATACCCAACAGCGCGATCTACCAGAACACCTATATCTATGTCGTGGAGGACGGCGTGCTGCGCCGACGCGATATCGCGATTGCCTGGCAGAATGACACCGAGGCGATCATCGGCGCGGGCCTTCAGGCGGGCGACGCCCTGGTGCTGACGCCGCTGGGCCAGGTGATCTCGGGCACTCCCGCGATCCTCGCCGGCGCGGCGGACGCCGTGGCGCCGGGGCGCGCACCCCCGTCCGCGCGAAAACCCTGACCGGATGAGAATGCCATGATCGCCTGGTTCGCCCGCAACCACGTCGCCGCCAACCTGCTGATGATGTCCGTCGTGCTCCTCGGCCTGATCTCGCTCGCCACGCGCGTGCCGCTCGAGGTGTTCCCGTCCTTCGAGACCCGCGTCGTCACCGTGGCGGTGTCGCTGCCCGGCTCCACCCCGGAGGACGTCGAGCATGGCGTCGCCATCCGGGTCGAGGAGGCGGTGCAGGATCTCGAAGGCATCAAGGAGATCCAGAGCCGCTCCGAGGAAGGCGCCACCACGATCAACATCGAGGTAGACGAGAACTACGATGCGCGCGAGCTGCTGGCCGATATCAAGAGCCGGGTCGACGCGATCAACACCTTACCCATCGAGGCCGAGCGCCCCTCCATCAGCCTGGCCCAGCGCACGCGCGAGGTGCTGTCGGTCACCGTGGCGGGCGACCTGTCCGAGCGCGAGATCCGCGAATTCGCGGAGAAGGTCCGCGACGACCTGGCGCGCATCCCCGGCATCACCCAGGTGGAACTGGATGCCGTGCGCAACTACGAGGTGGCCATCGAGGTGCCGCAGGACCGCCTGAACGAATACGGCATCACACTGTCCGACATCGCCACCGCCGTGGAAAACAGCTCGCTCGACCTGTCCGCCGGAAACATCCGCACGCAGGGCGGCGACGTCCTCATCCGCTCCAAGGGGCAGGCGTATCACCGCGACGAGTTCGAGCGCATCGTGGTCAAGAACGAGGCCAGCGGCGCGGTCATCCGCCTGGGCGACATCGCCGATGTGCGCGACGGTTTCGAGGAGACCGCGCTGCGTACCCGCTTCAACGGCAAGCCGGCCGCGCTGATCGAGGTGTACCGCATCGGCGACCAGAGCGCGATCGACGTCGCGGGCAAGGTTCACGCCTATATCGAGGAACAGCAGGCGCTGCTCCCGCGCGGCCTGGAGCTGAGCTACTGGGACGACGACTCGGAGATCGTGAAGAAGCGCCTGCATACGCTGACCACGAACGCCCTGCAGGGCGGCGCGCTGGTGCTGATCCTGCTCATGCTGTTCCTGCGCCCCGCCATCGCGTTCTGGGTCTTCATCGGCATCCCGATCAGCTTTCTCGGGGCATTCATCCTGCTGCCGGCCTTCGGCGTAACCCTGAATATCCTCAGCCTGTTCGGCTTCATCCTGGTGCTCGGCATCGTGGTGGACGACGCCATCGTCACCGGCGAGAACGTCTACACGCACCTGCGGCGCGCCGAGAGCGGACTGCATGCCGCGATCGAGGGCACCAGGGAGGTATCGGTGCCGGTGACCTTCGGCGTGCTGACCACCGTCGCCGCGTTCCTGCCGCTGGCGTTCATCGAGGGCGACCGCGGCGCCTTCTTCTCCCAGATCCCCGCGGTGGTGATCCCGGTGCTGCTGTTCTCCCTGATCGAGTCGAAGCTGGTGCTGCCCGCCCATCTGAAAAACCTCACGCTGCCGCGCAACGGGGACAACGCGTCGCGCCTGGCGCTCTGGCAGCGCGGCTTCGCGGACGGCTTCGAGCGCGCCATCGTCCGCTATTACCGCCCGGTCCTCAAACTGAGCATCCGTCACCGCTACACCACGCTGGCGCTGTTCGCCGGTCTGTTCATCGTGATCCTGAGCCTGGTCATCAGCGGCTGGACGAAGTTCATCTTCTTCCCGCGCATCCAGAGCGAGACCGCGACCGCCACCCTGATCATGCCGACCGGCACCGCCTTCGACATCACCGACCGCTACGTGGTGAAGATGACCGAGGCCGCACAGCAGCTGCAGGACAAATACCGCGACGAGGCCGCCGGCGGGAGCGTCATCCTCAACATCTTCGCCTCCACCGGCTCGGCCGGGGGCAGCTCGCACAGGGGCACCGTCCGCTTCGAGATCGTGTCGCCCGAGCAGCGGACGCTGGACATCACCAGCGCGCAGCTCGTCGAGGAATGGCGGCGCATGATCGGGGCGGTGCCGGGGGCGGAGTCGCTCACCTACCGCGCCGAGATCGGGCGCGCGGGTGAACCCATCGACGTGCAGCTGAGCGGACAGAACCTCAGGACGCTGGCGGAGGTCGCGGAGCGTGTGCGCGCACGGCTGGAGACCTATCCGACGGTGTTCGACATCGTCGACAACCTGTCGGACGGCAAGCAGGAATTCCAGATCGAGCTGAACGCGCAGGGCGAGGCGCTGGGCCTGACGCGCTCCGATCTGATCCGCCAGGTGCGCAACGCCTTCTTCGGCATCGAGGTCCAGCGCATCCAGCGCGGCCGCGACGACGTGCGCGTGATGGTGCGCTTCCCGCACGCGGAGCGCACCGCGCTGGCCGGCCTGCAGCAGATGCGCATCACCGCGCCCGACGGCCGCCTGATCCCGCTCGACAACGTCGCCGTCCTCAGGCCGGGCAAGAGCGCGGCGGCCATCTACCGCATCAACCGGGCGCGCACCATCAACGTCACCGCCGACATCGACAAGGAGGCGACCAACATGACGGTGCTGCAGAACGACCTGACCGCCTTCCTGGACGGGCTGATGCGGCAGTATCCCGGGGTGTCCTATTCGCTCGAGGGCGAGGCGCGCGAACAGGCGGAGACCTTCGGCTCGATGGAACTGGGTCTGCTGTTCGTCCTGTTCATCATCTACGCGCTGCTGGCGATACCGTTCCGCTCCTACGCGCAGCCGTTCATCGTCATGTCGGTCATCCCCTTCGGCATCATCGGCGCCGTCATCGGGCACTGGATCATGCGCATGGATCTGACCATCATGAGCCTGATGGGGCTGATGGCCCTGGTCGGCGTGGTGGTGAACGACAGCCTGGTCATGGTGGATTACATCAACAAACGACGCCTGCGCGAGACGCGTGACAGCGGCCGTATCCTGCTCAAGTCGGTGCTCGCCGCCGGCACCGCCCGCTTCCGCCCGATCATGCTGACCTCGCTGACCACCTTCTTCGGCCTGATCCCGCTGGTGTTCGAGAAATCCACCCAGGCCCAGTTCCTGATCCCGATGGCGGTGTCGCTGGCCTTCGGGGTGATGTTCGCCACAATCGTCACCCTGTTCATGATCCCGGTCAACTACATGATCCTGGAGGATGCGCGCCGGCTGCTGGAAAGGTGGTGGCCGCGCGGCCACGCGCTGGCGTCCGGGCGGATCGCCGGGCCGGAGTGAACGCGGGAACTGCGGGATCGGCCGCCGGCGGAGGGAGATACGCCGGCAGCCCCGCCATCGCAATCATCCGCATCATAAGCTCATACAAGCACGAGCCGGTTCAGCGCGGCCTGTCACACCGTATCGTGACCCGCTCGGCGAAGAACACACCCAGCCCGTTACCCGCGCTCTGGGTGCGATCGAGGGCCGCCGCCTCGCGTACCCGCGCCGGGTCCGGTTGCGGCGGCTGCAGGGTGTAACGGCAGTCCGCCGGGGCGTTGACCAGACGGATGGCGCCGGCGTCTTCCACATGCAGCATTTCGATGTAGTAGCTCGGGTCGTACACGGAGTACGCGACCGGGACCTCCCGCGCAGACACCGGCTTCGCGAACGGGAGGGTGAATGACAACTCCAGGCGGCGGCCCTTGAAATTGATCGCGGTCTCCGTGGGGATACCGAACTCCACCTCATCCGCTCCGGCCTCGGCCCGGGTCATGTAATGAAACCTGGCGAGGTTCTTCATCATCACCGCGAGTATCCTGCCGGACCGCCGGGCGTCAATTGCATCAGAACCGCTGAACGTGAGGCCTTGCGTCACGTAGGCGGAATAAATCTCATCGAACAGCCAGGTCATGCGCAAGGCCGCCATGCGGGCCGAGGAGTCAAAGCGCACCTGGACCTCAACATCGATCCACGCATGGGGGTGCGCCATCGTATGTGCGGGCGCGGCAACGACGACAGCCGCAGTTGCGGCGAGGATACAGGCCCGCCATGCAGGGATACCGCGCAGGCTCATGTCAGACCGGCCTTTATCGCTCCGGGATTGAATTGGCACCGGATCGCTCCCGCGGGGCGCCGCCCTATTATTCAACTTCGTACGGTTCGACCTTGAGCGCGTTGAGGGTGTAGCCTGTCTCGCCTAGCTCGCTCGAGGTGTGCTCCACTTTCATCACGCCGGTCACCCACACGGTGTCGAACAGGCGTCGCACCTGCACGTTGCGCCCCTGCGCCTTGACGTACACGATCTGGTTCGCCGGCGGCGGAGGCACATGGATGCAGGCGCCGTAATACGGCACCAGCAGGAATTCGTTCACCACCTGGCCGTCACCCTCCAGCGGGACCACGAAACCGGGCAGTTTCACCGTCTGGTCGTGCAGGGCGCTCACCACCGGCGCCTCCTTCCACATCGCCTGCAGCTTCTTCATCAGCTCCTGCGCGCGCGGGTCATCGTCGCTCAGGTTCTGCACGTCGTATTCCTCGAGCAGCGAGTCCGGACGAAAATCGTCGGGCAACAGATTATCCCAGCTGAGGACCTTGACCTCCGCGACCGTGGATTTCTCCGCCGCCGCGGTTACGGCGGGTTCCGCGGCCGGTTTCGGCAGATCCACGACCTGGTGCGCGACCCCGCCCGCCTGCCCCGCCTCATCGCAGGCGGTCAGCAGCGGCAGCACCATGATGAAGGCGCTCAGTGCAAGAAACTTCATGGAATGTCCCTCATAATCGAACCGTCAGCCCGTCGGCGAGCGAACGGTGGTAGGCGAGCCAGGCCGGCAGCAGACCGCTCAGCAGACCGACGCCGAAGACCGTCCCCAGCAGTCCGAGCTCGCGCGGCGTCGGCGGCGCAAGTCCGAGGTACAGGCCCCACTGCGACTCCAGCACCGGTCGCAGGATCAGGATCAGGGCGTAGAGCAGGACCACCCCTAGGGCGATCCCCGCCAGCGTCAGCGCCGCCGTCTCCCCGAGGATCAGGGTCAGGATCTGGCGCGGGTGCGCCCCGACCGAACGCAGCACCGCCATCTCCCGCCGCCGCGCCTCCAGCCCCGCCAGCAGCACGGTCAGCATGCCGGCCATGCCGACGACCACCACGAACGCCGACACCGCGAGCAGCACGCGCTCGCCCACGCCGACCAGGTCCCACAGCTCCTGCAGGGTCGCCCCGGGCAGGATCGCGAGCAGCGGTTCACCGCGGTAGTCATTGATGTAGCGCTGCACACGGAAGGTCGCGATGCGGGACTTCAGGCCGACCAGCAGCGCGGTGACGGTCTTTGGCGTCAGATTCATGTGCATCGCCTGTTCCGGGTTCACGTGCAGGCCGGGCATCGGTACGCCGGCCTCCCAGCCGATGTGGATCGCGGTGATGCCCTGCAGGCTGACCAGGATCGAGCGGTCGATCGGCGTGCCGGTGCGCCTGAGGATGCCGCTCACGCGGAAGGGCATGTTGGCGTGCTCCATCAGGGTCACCTCGCCGGCGCCGTGGGCGAGCACGATCACCTGCCCGAGCCGATACCCCAGGCTGCGCGCGACGTCGGCGCCGAGCACGGCCTCAAAGGGCGTCTGGAAGATGCCTCCCTCCGCGAAGGACGGCGTGCGGTCGCCGGCGAAGCGGTAGTGCTCGAAGAACGCCGGCTCCGTCCCCACCACGCGGTAGCCGCGATGGGAGTCGCCGAGCGAGATCGGCACCACCCAGCGGGTCTGGGGCTGGGCGGCAATATCCTGGTAGCTCTGCCAGTCGATGTTGTTGGTCGCGCTGCCGATGTGGAAGATCGAATACAGCAGCAGCTGCACGCCGCCGCTGCGCGCGCCCACGATCAGGTCGACCCCGGAGATGGTGTTGGCGAAACCGCTGCGCGCCTCGGTGCGCAGGCGTTCCACCCCGAGCAGCAGGGTCACGCTGAAGGCGATCGCACACAGGGTGAACACCGCCGCCAG harbors:
- a CDS encoding efflux RND transporter permease subunit, with the translated sequence MIAWFARNHVAANLLMMSVVLLGLISLATRVPLEVFPSFETRVVTVAVSLPGSTPEDVEHGVAIRVEEAVQDLEGIKEIQSRSEEGATTINIEVDENYDARELLADIKSRVDAINTLPIEAERPSISLAQRTREVLSVTVAGDLSEREIREFAEKVRDDLARIPGITQVELDAVRNYEVAIEVPQDRLNEYGITLSDIATAVENSSLDLSAGNIRTQGGDVLIRSKGQAYHRDEFERIVVKNEASGAVIRLGDIADVRDGFEETALRTRFNGKPAALIEVYRIGDQSAIDVAGKVHAYIEEQQALLPRGLELSYWDDDSEIVKKRLHTLTTNALQGGALVLILLMLFLRPAIAFWVFIGIPISFLGAFILLPAFGVTLNILSLFGFILVLGIVVDDAIVTGENVYTHLRRAESGLHAAIEGTREVSVPVTFGVLTTVAAFLPLAFIEGDRGAFFSQIPAVVIPVLLFSLIESKLVLPAHLKNLTLPRNGDNASRLALWQRGFADGFERAIVRYYRPVLKLSIRHRYTTLALFAGLFIVILSLVISGWTKFIFFPRIQSETATATLIMPTGTAFDITDRYVVKMTEAAQQLQDKYRDEAAGGSVILNIFASTGSAGGSSHRGTVRFEIVSPEQRTLDITSAQLVEEWRRMIGAVPGAESLTYRAEIGRAGEPIDVQLSGQNLRTLAEVAERVRARLETYPTVFDIVDNLSDGKQEFQIELNAQGEALGLTRSDLIRQVRNAFFGIEVQRIQRGRDDVRVMVRFPHAERTALAGLQQMRITAPDGRLIPLDNVAVLRPGKSAAAIYRINRARTINVTADIDKEATNMTVLQNDLTAFLDGLMRQYPGVSYSLEGEAREQAETFGSMELGLLFVLFIIYALLAIPFRSYAQPFIVMSVIPFGIIGAVIGHWIMRMDLTIMSLMGLMALVGVVVNDSLVMVDYINKRRLRETRDSGRILLKSVLAAGTARFRPIMLTSLTTFFGLIPLVFEKSTQAQFLIPMAVSLAFGVMFATIVTLFMIPVNYMILEDARRLLERWWPRGHALASGRIAGPE
- a CDS encoding DUF1007 family protein, with the protein product MSLRGIPAWRACILAATAAVVVAAPAHTMAHPHAWIDVEVQVRFDSSARMAALRMTWLFDEIYSAYVTQGLTFSGSDAIDARRSGRILAVMMKNLARFHYMTRAEAGADEVEFGIPTETAINFKGRRLELSFTLPFAKPVSAREVPVAYSVYDPSYYIEMLHVEDAGAIRLVNAPADCRYTLQPPQPDPARVREAAALDRTQSAGNGLGVFFAERVTIRCDRPR
- a CDS encoding DUF3299 domain-containing protein; the protein is MKFLALSAFIMVLPLLTACDEAGQAGGVAHQVVDLPKPAAEPAVTAAAEKSTVAEVKVLSWDNLLPDDFRPDSLLEEYDVQNLSDDDPRAQELMKKLQAMWKEAPVVSALHDQTVKLPGFVVPLEGDGQVVNEFLLVPYYGACIHVPPPPANQIVYVKAQGRNVQVRRLFDTVWVTGVMKVEHTSSELGETGYTLNALKVEPYEVE
- a CDS encoding ABC transporter permease → MSMLDLAVKSLWNRRLAAVFTLCAIAFSVTLLLGVERLRTEARSGFANTISGVDLIVGARSGGVQLLLYSIFHIGSATNNIDWQSYQDIAAQPQTRWVVPISLGDSHRGYRVVGTEPAFFEHYRFAGDRTPSFAEGGIFQTPFEAVLGADVARSLGYRLGQVIVLAHGAGEVTLMEHANMPFRVSGILRRTGTPIDRSILVSLQGITAIHIGWEAGVPMPGLHVNPEQAMHMNLTPKTVTALLVGLKSRIATFRVQRYINDYRGEPLLAILPGATLQELWDLVGVGERVLLAVSAFVVVVGMAGMLTVLLAGLEARRREMAVLRSVGAHPRQILTLILGETAALTLAGIALGVVLLYALILILRPVLESQWGLYLGLAPPTPRELGLLGTVFGVGLLSGLLPAWLAYHRSLADGLTVRL